In the Choloepus didactylus isolate mChoDid1 chromosome 3, mChoDid1.pri, whole genome shotgun sequence genome, aagaagagaaacacacacacacacacacacacacacacacacacacacacacatgcacaacagCAACAAAGCAAGTACCAGCAAAAATTTAACCCAGTGTACACAGCCAACAGCCTTCCAAACTCAAAATTCCATGCCATCCTTTTACAGATACCCATCTTTGCTTCAGTGCTTCCTCCATCTACAATATCACCCTTTTCacctctgtttttaaaaaagattttctcaGTGTTCTCAATCTATCATTTCACCACATTCTGGaaagccttttttaaaaactatatcaAATCATTGGTTTCACATTATTAGTGAACCAGCATGGAGTACCTCTTAACAAAATTGAGGTGTTAACCCAGTTTTAATTATGTTTCCCATTAGAAAGTAGATTTTGTAGTTTATCTTGAAACGTTATGGAAGATTTTCAACTTGTTTTCTCTAGGTAATGCTGTTATGTAATGTAAACCTCCCAGGAGTCCAAGTCCTTAAATgagtcatattttctttcttctctctctgattGAAATAAAATCCAAGACCATGGAAGTATAAATGTCCAGAAACTGTATAATCCAATTTAGAATAAAATTaggctgaaaaataaaacaaaaaaaattaccaatCTACAACATTTTCTCCACTTTCCTGTAATTACCAACAGTATTTTCTTACTTGTTTTGCTTGTGGTAATAATGCTATTTTAGTGATCCTTTACTTATTGTCAGTTTAGAACTTTCATAGATAAGAACAAAGCCATGCTTTAGAGTAAATTGTTTCAGCACTGCTCATCATTGACAAATAGTATTAGTAGTGGTCTGCAGTCACTTTTAGTGTTGTTGGTTACTTACAAGGCAGTAGtcataaatttttgttattttgctaattcattgttcttatttttacatttacttcAATTTGTGTGCTTAAGGTTAACATGCACTTTTTAGTTTGCTACAAACCCCAAATCCCTTTTATTGACAACCTATCCACTTTAGAGTTTAAAATTACCTGTCTGACATTTAAAGGCATTTAAGTTTGTTACGCTGGGTATGAGGTATAATGACCATGCAAGTGCTCAGAAGAAGAGGTATGAGTAgtaaaatttgaaagtgacaaaattaaaaggtaaatattGCATGTAAATACAGGATATAGGATGAATCACTTCACAGTAGAAACAATTGGAAAGCACAAGAAGTAGTCATCTGTTCTTGTGAAAAGTGAAATTTATAATAGGAAAAGTGATTGACAAAGTTGAAAGTCTTTAATTGTGTGGCTAGAGGATCAGCATCCAAGTTGAATGTATATTAGCTTAATATACATTCAGAGGTCCAGGACTTAGTTGGAAGAACTAAAAGCTAAGCATGATGAAAGTGAGGTTGATGATATTATTGCTGCAAGATAATGGCTGATTCTATTGGTTCAAGGCCTATTTAAATCTATGCAACAAACATCAGAGTGAAAAGAGAGGCTGCGAGTGCTGATAATGTAATTTCTTAGAAGAAAGAGAGTTCTTCACCTAAAAGATGAAATTGTTCTATTTCACGGAAAAGATGCCAATAGAATATATATCAATGAGGTATAGAACAGTATGCATTATTTTAAAGCTTTGAAGGAGCAACTCAGAATTTCATTGGGAGAATGCATCCTGGGACTGTAAGCTTAAGCCTTCTTTATTTCAAACTGCTTTTCAGATAAGAACTGTTTAGAAAAACAGTTAGAAAAGATTGTGTATATTGGGGGGTataaaaatagaagatttgaTCCATTGTCATAGTCCTAAAGACCATCTGTGAAGGCAAAAACGAATATTCAGGACTTGAATTTAAGAATgctgaagttttgttttttgtatgtgtttaaattttctttttctttcttctttttaacttcaGAAAACTGATTTATACTGTCCTTTAGTCTATGAGTAATGCTCGTTTATGCTTGTCTCTTTTCTGTAAgtcaaataagaaaagaaattagcACATCCGTTTCAGGAATGTCTGGATAAACACGCATGcgtgtgcgcgcacacacacacagatcaaaaacaaaagcacaagaGCTGGGTTTGCATAAGATCCCACTAGGATGCTTaggaaaaaatagcaaataaGACATCCATGGACATATGGCATCAATGGATTTTTAATAAAAGGCTTCCCTTAAATTTTGCAAGGTTGGGAAACCCACCCTGAGGTTAGAAAAAAGCAAATGTATGTGCCTTGTCTTAGTATTTTGGTTTAACCTCTATGATGCATTCTGTGattataagaagaaaataattattcagTGAATCAAAGTatccttcatatttttaaatacagtggTGGTGGACATGAATAGCAATAGTGTAATACCATAAGTCTAATCACTGCCAACTCTGATGCACACATTTTACCAAGATGTATGattgaatatataatttatttgaaataaattcatgaTAATTGTACTTttgacagtttttctttaatCACAAGTATTTTTAGATCCTTttgattgaaatttttaaaatgagattacAATTTAGCTATGTATAAATGTTTTCATAGATtgagtattctataaatattttatgaatataatttATTGTCAATAAGAAACCTCAGGTGAAATACAATCAGGTTTATTACTATTTTGGTTGTTTGTGGATCAGTGACATTTCTAGATGTAATTATTCactctttttcaattttattcaggtatgcatttgttttaaaattaaatatactcaAAACATTTAAGTAATTTAATGGAAAGAATAGCACAATCATATGAGAAAAGTTTCATCTCTGACTTTATAGAATTATAAAAAATTTATTCCTGTTTCAAGAGAGATGGACTGTGGAATTTGAATCTAAAGGAGCTAAAAATAATTAGCGAAAAATGTGATGTATATTGACCTTTATTCAGAACCTAATCTTGGAAAAAATTAGAACAGGCCTTACACCATTTCACAGTTTGGATTTCAAGCTTTGTGTCATTTTCTCCTACTTATATGACATATAATTTGACCTGTGAATGATTAAATATTAGGAAGAATGGGAATCATCAAGAGTATGAAACCATTCCAAagataatattaaaaatgaaaatttgggcTAAAAAGTCAAACACTCTTAGGACTCaggaaaaattgcaaaatattttgtatattcttCCCTGGCATCTGTTGGCACCCATATGGTACCTTTGATTTCAGCAGATACTTGCTGTACTACTTCATTTAAATACTATAATTGTCGGTTTTTTCTAGTGGAATGcaatattcaattattttaatagGACTTCCACTATATACTTGTCAAATTTCGGTCATGTTTACTCAATTCTCAACATACATTATTTCTCAACACGCTAAaatgtctttttgattttttttttttttttttgcttatgagTTACAAGAGTTTctagtaaaattttttttttttttttttttttttaatttaagagaagtaagcctttatttcctcatttcacAAATAAAGCTAGTTGAGTTGGCTGCTTTTTGGTGACTAGTCAAAGAGACCAAATCCCATATCCTCATCTGACTCCTCTGACTCTTCCTTTGCTTCAACCTTGGCTggggctgcagcagcagcaggagcagcagtGGTGGCTGTGGCCACCGGCGCAGCAGCCACAAATGCAGATGGATCAGCCAAGACGGCCTTGACCTTTTCAGCAAGTGGGAAGGTATAATCAGTCTCCACAGACAAAGCCAGAACTTGCTTGTACCCATTGATGATAGAATGGGGTACTGATGCAAAAGTTGGGTAACCAATCTGCAGACATACGCTGGCAACATTGCAGACACCCTCCAGGAAGCGAGAGTGCAGAATTTCCTCTGTGATGTAAAGTACTTCAGGGTTGTAGATATTGCCATTGTCAAACACCTGCTGGATGATCAGcccaaaggagaagggagagatgtTCAGCATGTTCAGCAGCATGCCTTCGCTGGCTCTCACTTTGTCTTCAGTCTTGATCAGCTGCATATCACTCAAGATTTCAGTGGTACCCCTGGAGATCTTAGTGGTGATGCCTAAAGCCTGGAAGAAGGAGGTCTTCTCGGGACCCAGACCAGTGTTCTGGGTAGGCACAGTGACTTTGCATGGGGCAATGGCACCAGCACAGGTAGCAGCTGGCACCTTGTTGGCCATCAGCATGTCCCTGATCTCAGTGAGGTCCTCCTTGGTGAACACAAAGCCCACATTCCCCCGGATATGAGGCAAAAGTTTCTCCAGGGCCATGTTGTTTTCCAGATGCCCTCGGATGGCCTTGCACATCATGGTGTTCTTGCCCATCAGCACCACAGCCTTCCCATGGAGGGACATGAGGATCTGCTGCATCTGCTTGGAGCCCACATTGTCTGCTCCCACAATGAAGCATTTTGGAAATCATCCAGAAGTTGGATGATCTTTAGGAAGTAGTTGGACTTCCAGGTCGCCCTGTCTTCCCTGGGCATCACGGCAGTGCGTCAGGGATTGCCACGCAGGGTTTAAAGACGATGTCACTCTCACGAGGATGCCTGGCGAGAGCTCTAGTAAAAATTTTAACCTCATAAATTAATTCCAGTACTGAAGCTCCCCATGGAAGTATAAGCTGTCACTAGACCATGCCTAGCATATGCCGTTAATTAGTTTGTCTTACATCTATACACCAGGCATTGTGTGATGTCTTCAGGAAATAATGATGAAGAATCTTGGCATTTAGGGGTATAGACAAGAAAGCAGGCAATTGAAATATATTGTAATATGTTATTAAAGTTCATAAGACAGTTTTTTAGAATGTCTCATAAATTTCTTAATGTTTTAACCAAAGTCATATCCATActcttttcagcattttttttattgagattgttcagatatcatacaactatcccaagatccaaagtgtacaatcagttgcccatggcaccaccatacagctgtgcatccatcttCATATCCATATTCTTCATATCCATATTCTTATATGTATCAAAAGGCAAAGAATACTTTTTTACtctgaaaaattgaaattaaagttTGTGacaaaaaatttctttcattctttctgggATTGCATGTCTGTCCTTGACTAAATGAGTTCTGTTAGGGAGCAGTGTTTGGCCATTTGTAGAGAGGTCAGAATAAGGCTATTTGTTTTGCAATATGGTAGAAGGGTTTTGTAACTCTGTAGGACACTGGTTTTAGCTAGTatttaatagttttctttttgtacttttcaggcatataaagaaaaataaaatggagtacTGAATACCCTTCCAACTTCCCAGTTATTGTATAGCAAATCTAGGTTCACAACTTAAAGAAGGAATTGAAGAATAACTCAAGGGCCAgcttaatgttttgttttcttaagaaTTTTTTGCTTGATTAACTCTAGATTCCTTTAGGTAAAGAGCTAAAGCCAGATTACAACAGCAAAAATAACCATTTAATAAAATTCCAGAACCCAAGAGAGTAATCCATCTgcttgaaataaacaaaatatttgcattttgaaaaattcaGAGCAATGAAAAATTGAACAAGTGTTTTTAGATTTCATAACTGAGTTTATGCCAACAAGATGGAATTAGGGATTATAAATTCAGAGGTTGTGAATTCTGATTTAGAGGTAATGCAGTTTCTGGTTGTTCTATTGAAAAATGGTGTgacctttttttatatatacctCAGTTatgccatttatataaagttatgCCATTTATATAAAGATACCTACTGTGACTgctaagaaatggaaataaatagtAAGGCCAATTATTGATCATTAAATGACTCATAACTTTGGAGAATTTTTCTGTTCTcgtatttcatttttgtttaatctGTGCAACCTATCTTTTAACTAGTTTGCTATTTGTTATTGATAATTTTGGTGGTGGTCATCAGTGAAGATAAATAAATCTTAAATAAgatttcccccttttaaaaatcagttttcatgcaggtttaaaatatattgataaattaAGATTTGAGGTTGTTGGTTGAATGGAATGGTGTGTAGGGCTGCTGCTTGGGGCTACACAATGGTCAGTGTTAGAGGAACTGTGGCATCTATGTTAGACACTGCCTGCATCTTCTATAGAAGAAGGCTTTTTCTTGCTCTAAAGGTTTGGGAATTTatacattccattttttttttactgtagtaATTATCCTAACTTTATTAGATACAGGCTTAACAAATTAAAATGTGAGTTCCACCTTCCTcccaaacaatataaaaaaattaaatgctttaaCTTTGATCTTTTACGTTTTAACTTCAGTGAGATTTCTGCTGAATATTTCAGTCATACCCATTTCTGACTCCTTATaatcagttattattattattgtatcaattaatatttatgtaaattttcATCTTATTTAGTAATTTCTTTGTTCACtcttaattcttatttttgtctctcaagCCTTCCTTCTTAGTTCAATTTTCTGCTTGCCAAGGTACAAATTTTGTAGTTACTTCAGAAAAGGTGTGAAAGGTAAATATTTCAGACTTATTATACTGGGAAATATCTTGAATTCACTCTTACCTTGAAAGACAGTTTAGCTGTGTACGGGTTAACAGTTATTTTTCCTTGGCATTTTGAAATTGTCTTCTGGCAAGTATTATTGATTTTGGTTCTTATGTTCTTGCCTCATTGTTTCCATTCCTTTCTTCAACAGAATACTATTTTCAGTTTTTGGGTACACATTCTCCCATTGCTTTAGCTGACTCcttcaaagagttttattttcttgtatgaTTTATAATCCTGGTGAGCTAGTCTTCAGGGGAGGCTGCTTTTCACTGGAGTCAAGAGCATTTTGCTATGGAAGTATGCTagcaattgttttaattttaacctCTGCAGAAGCCCCAGCTGCATTGTAGACAAGTTTACCCTGATGCCTTATAGaacttaaaattcaatttttttcaaaaatatttcatcaaCTTCACCTCAaacatatttctccttttgtgtatttcttttctcAATAATAACCAACCAGTTACTCAGGCCAGAAATTGGACATTGTCCTTCACTACTCTCTACATACCCCTTACTTTAGGTAGTTACCATTTGCTATTGATTCTATTTCCTAAATATCTCTCAATTATATTCATTTATCTTCCCTGCCATTTCCTGACTTTTGGCCATTGTCATTTTCCCCGCTAGACAATAGCAATAACCTCCTTActggtttctttctctgtagTATTGCATTCCTCTAATATTTCTTACACATGGCAGCCAGAGTaatgtttctaaaatataattCTGATTATGTCTATTCCTGCAGAAAACCCTTCTAATGTCCAAAATCCTTTCCATAGTTTATGAAGTTTTGATCTGAATGGAATCTGCTTTTCTCTCCAATCTCATTTTTTGTCTTATGCATTTTAGTAAACCTCTTTCAGTTTTCTGCATATACTGTCTTCAGCCATTGGTTATTTACATCTTGTTCTTATACTTGGAGTAGtcccctcctccctttctcctcACTTTTGATAACTCCTGTTTATCCTTTATGGTTTAGCATAGAAGTCACTTCTATCAAGAagaattttcttgttctttaagTCAAATAAGTGGCCTCTTAAAAGTATCTTTTCACCACAGCACTTGACATGCCACATTGCAATTGCTCTTTTACTGGCTGAATACTCCTTTCTTCTGTAAGCCCCAGTAGAGTAGGAATTGCTCATTTATAGTTCATGGCTGTGTGAAAAGTGCCTAGcccatagtaggcattcaataaatattgacacTTGATGTACTCCATATCATTGTTATGAAATTGTGGATCATGTGGTACCTCATTTTTCTTACCAACTTATTTAAAACTTCATCCCccttccttgctttattttttacagACATTACGGTTATATGATATTATATATgtactttatttaaaaacttatttatttAGTGTCTCTCTCAACTAGAGCACAAGATCTATAAGAATAAggattgttttgtttattgctgAAATTCCAGTGCCTAGACCAGCATCTGGTTCACAGTAGGCACTCACTAAGTAATCATtgtataaattaatgaatttatgGTATTAACAAATCAACTAATTTTAATTATCCAtattaaagaagaataaattaaaattttgtatgacagtctgtgccggtttgaatgtattatgtcccccagaaaaagccatgttctttgatgcaatcttgtggggcagacagaatagtggggattaagttggaacgtttgaattaggttgtttgcatggagatgcgccccacccaactgaagatgataactgatgggatatttccgtggaggtgtggccccacccattcggggtgggccttggtcagtggagccatgtaaatgagctggctcaaggagaggaaacagagtgcagctgtgagtgatgttttgggagtgtgaggaatgtcctgggagaaagccattttgaaaccagaactttggagcagatgccagccacgtgccttcccagctaacagaggttttccggacgccattggccatcctctagtgaaggtacccgaatactgatgtgttactttggacactttatggccttaagactgtaactgtgtaaccaaataaaccctctttttataaaagccaatccatctctggtgttttgcattccgcagcattagcaaactaagacagattttggtaccggagaagtggggtgcttttgctgctgagtttgcagataccaaacatgttggaatggctttttaagtggataaggagCTTAaagtgtgaggagcttgatagaaaaggccaaaactgctttaaagagactgtttatggaaatgtggactctaaagatacttctgatgaggacttgagcagaaatgatgaatgtgttgttgcaaactggaagaaaggcgatccttgttttaaagtggcacagaatttggcaaaattgagtcctggtgtcagacggaaggaagaatctagaagcaacaacctggaatacttagctgaggagatctccagactacatgtggaagatgtatcctggcttctccttgcagcttatagtaaaatgcgagcagagagagataaacttagaactgaactcttgggttcaaggaaaccagaagttgatggcttggaaaattatgagcttccagggggtggaatcccagaagctatagcccaacgtgGGGATGTAACCAAACGTGGAActcagccgccatttcagtacaagccaagattggaaaaggagttaagcagaaaggatttgtggaaagtcctattgtctgatggctttgacccctgcgtgcttcatgcaaagccaacagaatttttgtgagatctttatagacagagccattgccggtctggactggaggagacagacaaggaaaaaattaaaggaaaaatctcttcaaagacagagccatggaggttgaagtctagagtcaggaggtctcgggctgggagagcagagcagcccacatgcatggaaagggtgagtttgccccagaggtcgagggtgggcattccacctcgatgctctggaagagttttgccacctcaggtcccaaagagggtggagcacatttccagggaactggggagagcctggctgccaccacactgttctgaaggggttgagcgtgtgccccagagatggaagggaatccgggagctgccccgatgtttgaggagggtggggccgagaaggtggtctccccaatgtgtgaatatgttggagcactcacccaagtgtttggagaggaaaggggtgccacaaaggcccttgggaagcgttagactcccgctctctcaagccccaaggatgc is a window encoding:
- the LOC119528708 gene encoding LOW QUALITY PROTEIN: 60S acidic ribosomal protein P0-like (The sequence of the model RefSeq protein was modified relative to this genomic sequence to represent the inferred CDS: inserted 1 base in 1 codon) translates to MPREDRATWKSNYFLKIIQLLDDXPKCFIVGADNVGSKQMQQILMSLHGKAVVLMGKNTMMCKAIRGHLENNMALEKLLPHIRGNVGFVFTKEDLTEIRDMLMANKVPAATCAGAIAPCKVTVPTQNTGLGPEKTSFFQALGITTKISRGTTEILSDMQLIKTEDKVRASEGMLLNMLNISPFSFGLIIQQVFDNGNIYNPEVLYITEEILHSRFLEGVCNVASVCLQIGYPTFASVPHSIINGYKQVLALSVETDYTFPLAEKVKAVLADPSAFVAAAPVATATTAAPAAAAAPAKVEAKEESEESDEDMGFGLFD